In one Bacillus sp. PK3_68 genomic region, the following are encoded:
- a CDS encoding phage tail protein produces the protein MAYVVDFKNVSTVGVESSPVVDALAGLRANEARYFMNKYKHEFTVVPASESCETLNYVNRILKEERDIEFAAKPLETSRFQVENIKMAYIFYEDGLVVNVMYTVDVPKKRAVGFKLSEGMEVPKELEGKFKFARQKSKLAGTIRGSFFVIKGAY, from the coding sequence ATGGCCTATGTCGTTGATTTTAAAAATGTTTCTACGGTTGGTGTAGAGTCTTCACCTGTAGTAGACGCACTTGCTGGTTTGCGTGCTAATGAAGCCCGTTACTTTATGAACAAATACAAGCATGAATTTACGGTTGTGCCAGCTAGCGAGTCCTGTGAGACGCTTAATTATGTGAACCGGATTTTAAAAGAAGAACGGGATATTGAGTTTGCGGCCAAGCCTTTAGAAACGTCACGTTTTCAAGTAGAAAATATCAAAATGGCTTACATCTTTTATGAGGATGGTCTTGTTGTCAACGTCATGTATACAGTTGATGTCCCTAAAAAGCGGGCCGTCGGCTTTAAGCTTTCTGAAGGGATGGAAGTGCCAAAGGAGTTAGAAGGAAAGTTTAAGTTTGCCAGGCAAAAGTCTAAACTAGCTGGAACCATTCGAGGCTCATTTTTTGTAATTAAAGGAGCCTATTAA
- a CDS encoding MBL fold metallo-hydrolase, which produces MHSIKKIGKSFWYITPISLTDRPILGIVVGNNKTLMIDAGNSEDHANYFLKELLKRGVPAPDMVVLTHWHWDHIFGLSALSHTVSMASKKTKKEMEKLIPLSWSDEALDARVKEGSEIEFCAKAIKEEFTDHRDITIVLPDLTFEKRVEMDLGGITCIVQHVGGDHAADSVIVYIEEEKILFLGDCIYPDIFSEKENYTIKETLRLLDELESFDADTYIPSHQKPISKEEFNKEAAKLRTIAKYTDICGGDKQKIIAEYEKCVKRELTEDERETIADFVNGY; this is translated from the coding sequence ATGCATTCAATTAAAAAAATAGGTAAGAGTTTTTGGTACATTACTCCAATATCGTTAACCGACCGGCCCATTCTAGGGATCGTAGTAGGCAATAACAAGACATTAATGATTGATGCAGGCAACTCGGAAGACCATGCAAATTATTTTCTGAAAGAACTTTTAAAAAGAGGGGTCCCTGCTCCTGATATGGTGGTTCTTACTCACTGGCACTGGGATCATATTTTTGGTCTGTCAGCATTATCTCATACAGTTTCTATGGCTTCCAAAAAAACGAAAAAAGAAATGGAGAAGCTCATTCCGCTTTCATGGTCAGACGAGGCATTAGATGCACGAGTGAAAGAAGGATCGGAAATTGAATTTTGTGCGAAGGCCATCAAGGAGGAATTCACGGATCACCGGGATATCACGATTGTCTTGCCGGATTTAACTTTTGAAAAACGAGTGGAAATGGACCTTGGTGGGATAACTTGTATCGTCCAACACGTTGGAGGGGACCACGCTGCAGATTCAGTAATCGTGTATATCGAAGAAGAAAAGATTCTCTTTCTTGGTGACTGTATTTATCCTGATATTTTTTCCGAAAAAGAAAACTATACAATCAAGGAAACGCTGCGGCTATTAGATGAGTTAGAATCATTTGACGCGGATACATATATACCTTCGCATCAAAAGCCGATTTCAAAAGAGGAATTTAATAAGGAAGCTGCTAAGCTTAGAACCATTGCGAAATATACAGATATTTGCGGTGGTGATAAACAGAAAATCATCGCAGAATACGAAAAGTGCGTAAAAAGGGAACTTACAGAAGATGAAAGAGAAACAATCGCCGACTTTGTAAATGGGTATTAA
- a CDS encoding VTT domain-containing protein, giving the protein MTIIQNIIDFILHIDEHLVEIIKNFGGWSYGILFLIVFVETGIVIFPFLPGDSLLFASGALAAMGAFNIILLFIIFFAAAVIGDTVNYHIGRKVGTTISNGSFMGKLINQDKMMKAEEFFNKHGGKTILIARFMPFIRTFIPFIAGASRMNYRYFLIYNVVGAALWVGICTILGYFFGNIPIIKDNFSTVLLAIIFISVLPAIIGMIQGKLKKA; this is encoded by the coding sequence TTGACAATCATTCAAAATATTATTGATTTCATCCTGCATATTGATGAACATCTAGTTGAAATCATCAAAAACTTTGGCGGGTGGTCATATGGAATTTTGTTTTTAATCGTATTTGTAGAAACGGGAATTGTGATTTTCCCTTTCTTACCGGGTGATTCTTTACTGTTTGCTAGCGGTGCTCTTGCTGCGATGGGGGCATTTAACATTATTTTATTATTCATTATCTTTTTTGCCGCAGCGGTAATTGGGGATACTGTAAATTATCATATCGGCAGGAAAGTAGGGACTACGATCTCAAATGGAAGTTTTATGGGAAAATTGATTAACCAAGATAAAATGATGAAAGCTGAGGAGTTCTTTAACAAGCATGGGGGAAAAACAATTTTGATCGCCCGTTTTATGCCGTTTATTCGTACGTTCATTCCTTTTATTGCAGGAGCGAGCCGGATGAACTACCGTTATTTCTTGATTTATAATGTGGTTGGTGCCGCATTATGGGTAGGCATCTGTACGATATTAGGCTACTTCTTTGGCAATATTCCGATTATCAAAGACAACTTTTCAACAGTTCTCTTAGCCATTATCTTCATTTCTGTGCTGCCAGCCATTATCGGTATGATTCAGGGGAAACTGAAGAAAGCATAA
- a CDS encoding DUF4253 domain-containing protein encodes MSIFDKFRKKAEEKAYIEKIKAKLGCDCSVIEEKDVKSVMKNYHQALQEGKKEGYTPLIIIPSEMMLEIVDTEADEGYSKDDRESIIKKSKDIDVKALLKRLLDEAMSMEEDDDDITGEFSLEEQPDHFLSIEEVINKKIIIAKVPTDHPWEVAAWVPMGGFNECPMPEEQVAVFKYWYEKYGAIPALVTTDVWEFFVENPPKTQEESELLAWEQFGFCGDIVLQGVGTVNSLAGTLIHSSVWYFWWD; translated from the coding sequence GTGAGTATATTTGATAAATTCAGGAAAAAAGCAGAAGAGAAAGCTTATATTGAAAAAATAAAGGCTAAATTGGGTTGCGACTGTTCGGTAATTGAAGAGAAGGATGTTAAAAGTGTTATGAAAAATTATCATCAAGCTCTCCAGGAAGGCAAGAAAGAAGGATATACACCACTTATCATTATCCCTTCAGAGATGATGCTAGAAATCGTTGATACCGAGGCGGATGAAGGATACTCAAAGGATGACCGAGAGAGTATCATAAAGAAATCAAAGGATATTGATGTAAAGGCTTTGTTAAAGAGACTTCTTGATGAAGCGATGTCCATGGAAGAAGATGACGATGATATTACTGGCGAGTTCTCGTTAGAGGAACAGCCGGATCATTTTCTATCAATAGAAGAGGTAATAAATAAGAAAATAATTATCGCAAAGGTTCCCACGGATCATCCTTGGGAGGTAGCTGCATGGGTTCCAATGGGAGGGTTTAATGAATGTCCTATGCCAGAGGAACAAGTGGCAGTATTCAAATATTGGTATGAAAAATATGGAGCTATTCCGGCTTTAGTAACCACAGATGTATGGGAATTTTTTGTCGAAAATCCTCCTAAGACACAAGAAGAATCAGAATTACTTGCGTGGGAACAGTTTGGATTTTGTGGTGATATAGTCCTGCAAGGGGTGGGAACAGTAAATTCACTTGCAGGAACACTTATTCATTCTTCCGTATGGTATTTTTGGTGGGATTAA
- a CDS encoding iron-hydroxamate ABC transporter substrate-binding protein produces MKKLIIPFILILVLVLSACGHSTKSESAGAVSKEDKSKTITYQSENGPIKVPAHPKRVVVLTGNAGDLIALGVNIVGVDEWAKKSPLFKDQLKDVPAVSDENLEKIIELKPDLIIGSNDNKNLDKLKQIAPTVTYTYNKVDYLTQHLEIGKLVNKEKEAQSWIDDFKKRANTVGNEIKTKIGEDSTVTVMESYDKDMGILGDSWGRGTEVLYKAMGLKMPEKVKEMTSKEGYYMISFEVLPDYVGDYLIVSKYNDQDNSYQQTDLYKGMAAVKNDHVIEVDGNAFMFNDPISLDYQLKYFEEHFLK; encoded by the coding sequence TTGAAAAAATTAATTATACCTTTCATTTTAATTTTGGTTCTTGTTCTTAGTGCCTGTGGCCATAGCACAAAGAGCGAGTCAGCAGGGGCTGTAAGTAAAGAGGACAAAAGCAAAACGATTACATACCAATCTGAAAATGGCCCTATTAAAGTACCTGCTCATCCAAAAAGAGTAGTTGTTTTGACTGGCAATGCAGGCGACTTAATTGCACTTGGTGTTAATATCGTAGGGGTGGATGAATGGGCTAAGAAAAGTCCATTATTTAAAGATCAATTAAAAGATGTTCCAGCCGTGTCAGATGAGAATTTAGAGAAAATTATTGAATTAAAACCAGATTTAATTATTGGATCAAATGATAATAAAAACCTGGATAAATTAAAACAAATTGCTCCGACAGTTACCTATACTTATAATAAAGTAGATTATTTAACACAGCACTTAGAAATTGGCAAGTTGGTAAATAAAGAAAAAGAAGCTCAAAGCTGGATTGATGACTTCAAAAAGCGTGCAAATACTGTAGGAAATGAAATTAAAACAAAAATTGGCGAAGATTCAACGGTAACTGTAATGGAAAGTTATGATAAAGATATGGGTATTTTGGGTGATAGTTGGGGAAGAGGCACAGAAGTTCTTTATAAAGCAATGGGTCTGAAAATGCCTGAAAAAGTAAAGGAGATGACAAGTAAAGAAGGATACTACATGATTTCTTTTGAGGTATTACCTGATTATGTTGGGGACTACCTAATTGTTAGTAAATACAATGATCAAGATAATTCCTATCAACAGACGGATCTATATAAAGGAATGGCTGCTGTGAAGAACGACCATGTAATTGAAGTGGATGGAAATGCCTTTATGTTTAACGATCCCATATCTTTAGATTACCAATTGAAATATTTTGAAGAGCACTTTTTAAAATAG